From a single Tachypleus tridentatus isolate NWPU-2018 chromosome 6, ASM421037v1, whole genome shotgun sequence genomic region:
- the LOC143254409 gene encoding RYamide receptor-like, whose protein sequence is MSKTPTSSSTGPWETVMFTEMYMSIELSKENTSADSDLQQEQNLVPVGIQVLMSIMYITISLAAVGGNGIVCYIVMSDPRMRTVTNFFIVNLAVGDVLMAVLCIPFTFVVNLILGRWPFGGVFCVIFTYAQAVSVFASAYTLIAISVDRYIAIIKPLRPRMTRLQAKLLIFAVWLVALLTPLPTAIVSKLVPQNNTDHYLCTEVWSTPIQRYYYSMALMTLQYFLPLIVLIFTYTRIAIVVWGKQTPGEAEDNRDHRLAASKRKMVKMMITCVTAFTLCWLPLNTLLVAGDHDPSIYTHPHIVYIWFACHWLAMSHACCNPFIYCWMNSKYRAGFRKVFYLLCCRLLQQHSENPLHSIVATPSYRTSGGQNFYSIKRFSRTPPKKVNV, encoded by the exons ATGTCGAAGACACCCACAAGCTCTTCCACTGGCCCCTGGGAGACGGTCATGTTCACCGAAATGTACATGTCCATAGAACTGTCTAAGGAGAATACCTCCGCTGACTCTGACCTCCAGCAGGAACAAAACTTAGTCCCAGTTGGAATCCAGGTGTTGATGTCCATCATGTATATAACGATATCCCTTGCTGCTGTTGGAGGTAATGGGATCGTGTGTTACATTGTGATGTCTGATCCTCGAATGAGAACTGTGACCAACTTTTTCATCGTTAACCTTGCGGTTGGAGATGTTTTGATGGCTGTTCTGTGCATTCCCTTCACCTTCGTGGTTAATCTCATCTTGGGACGTTGGCCATTTGGTGGGGTCTTTTGTGTGATTTTCACTTACGCTCAGGCTGTTTCTGTATTCGCTAGTGCCTACACACTAATAGCGATCAGTGTGGACAGGTACATCGCCATCATCAAGCCACTAAGGCCACGAATGACCAGGCTACAGGCTAAGCTACTTATATTTGCCGTTTGGTTGGTGGCGCTGCTGACACCACTCCCCACTGCTATCGTTTCGAAACTAGTTCCACAGAACAACACCGACCATTACCTCTGCACCGAAGTTTGGAGCACCCCAATTCAAAGATATTACTACAGCATGGCTCTCATGACATTACAATACTTTCTACCATTGATTGTACTCATCTTTACTTATACCAGGATAGCTATTGTTGTGTGGGGAAAACAAACACCGGGGGAAGCCGAAGACAACCGAGATCACCGATTGGCTGCATCAAAACGAAAG ATGGTCAAAATGATGATCACCTGTGTTACAGCTTTTACTCTCTGTTGGTTGCCCCTAAACACTTTACTTGTCGCCGGAGATCACGACCCAAGCATCTACACCCATCCACATATTGTTTACATATGGTTTGCCTGCCACTGGCTAGCAATGAGTCATGCCTGTTGCAACCCTTTCATTTATTGCTGGATGAACTCCAAGTACAGAGCAGGGTTTCGTAAAGTCTTCTACCTGCTCTGTTGCAGGCTCCTACAACAGCATTCGGAAAATCCCCTTCACTCCATTGTTGCTACTCCGAGTTACAGGACCTCTGGTGGGCAGAATTTTTATTCCATTAAAAGATTTTCTAGAACACCACCAAAGAAAGTGAATGTCtag